A DNA window from Allokutzneria albata contains the following coding sequences:
- a CDS encoding HAD family hydrolase, producing the protein MTEDPLAGPSIGAVHKPAREPVQEPELERLAAVAGAASAEAAVVAGPDVAGPGQDLTAGAFFDVDNTMMMGASIFHFARGLVARKYVSGAQLAGFAWKQLKFRVGGREDKAGIDSSRDQLLSFVAGRTVEELSAVSEEIYDELMADKIWPGTRALAQKHIDAGQRVWLVTATPVELASIIARRLGLTGALGTVAESVDGVYTGRLVGGLMHGPAKVHAVRALAAREGLDLRRCTAYSDSENDVPMLTAVGTPVAVNPDAGLRRIARAKGWEIEDFRTGRKVARIGVPSVLGAGAVISAVAAGLARSRR; encoded by the coding sequence ATGACCGAAGATCCGCTCGCGGGACCGAGCATCGGAGCAGTGCACAAGCCGGCGAGGGAACCCGTGCAGGAGCCGGAACTGGAGCGGTTGGCCGCGGTGGCCGGTGCCGCGTCGGCGGAGGCCGCGGTGGTGGCCGGTCCCGACGTGGCCGGTCCGGGGCAGGACCTCACGGCCGGGGCGTTCTTCGACGTGGACAACACCATGATGATGGGCGCGTCGATCTTCCACTTCGCGCGCGGCCTGGTGGCGCGCAAGTACGTCTCCGGTGCGCAGCTGGCCGGTTTCGCCTGGAAGCAGCTGAAGTTCCGCGTCGGCGGGCGCGAGGACAAGGCCGGCATCGACTCCAGCCGCGACCAGCTGCTGTCCTTCGTGGCCGGCCGCACGGTCGAGGAGCTGTCCGCGGTCAGCGAGGAGATCTACGACGAGCTGATGGCCGACAAGATCTGGCCGGGCACCAGGGCGCTCGCGCAGAAGCACATCGACGCGGGCCAGCGGGTCTGGCTGGTCACCGCGACCCCGGTGGAGCTGGCCTCGATCATCGCGCGGCGGCTCGGCCTGACCGGGGCGCTGGGCACGGTCGCGGAGAGCGTCGACGGTGTCTACACCGGACGGTTGGTCGGCGGGCTCATGCACGGCCCGGCGAAGGTGCACGCGGTCCGCGCGCTCGCCGCCCGGGAGGGCCTTGACCTGCGGCGCTGCACGGCGTACTCCGACTCGGAGAACGACGTCCCGATGCTGACCGCGGTCGGCACGCCGGTCGCGGTGAACCCCGACGCCGGGCTGCGCCGCATCGCGCGGGCCAAGGGGTGGGAGATCGAGGACTTCCGCACCGGCCGCAAGGTCGCCCGCATCGGCGTGCCCTCCGTGCTCGGTGCCGGGGCCGTGATCAGCGCCGTTGCCGCTGGGCTGGCCCGCTCCCGCAGGTAG
- a CDS encoding S8 family peptidase: protein MSRFVPPVVFAVLAGIVPATVAPATPALAGAVTLVTGDQVRLLRQPGGAPGVAITPGPGREHIGFFREAGPGAADVSVIPADASALVAAGRVDRRLFNISELTRRRQDATPLIVSSPTAPPGVTKVRDLPSVDGVAVRQDHKRSKDFWNWVTRSAPDTRVWLDGIGKPAVDTSVPRVGAPRAWQSGFTGKGVTVGVLDSGIKADHPDLAGKVLEAKDFTGTRPDARDDLGHGTHVAGIIASGSSVYRGVAPDVKLISGKVCVDHGCPDSAVIAGMEWIAPKAKVVNLSLGGGATDGTDPVSRALNRLSAQHGTLFVVSAGNDRNLDNSDPLASVTAPASADAALAVGSVSKKDITSPFSPRGPRTGDLAVKPDIAAPGAEIVSSRAPGTRDGDLAPVDDLHATLSGTSMAAPHAAGAAALLAQQHPDWKADRLKAALIGSALPTADALEQGAGRLDIGRAVTQQVSAVSGGVSFGFLSWPYKRSEPKAVTYRNDGASPVTLSLGAAGPFTPSSPTVTVPANGTASVGVSADPVGKPAGRHGGRLTATAPGVVVQTALAAVLEGEGYEVKVELISRTGRPSGGLTKAVNTETGAAYGLRPNGTTRLPKGRYDINAFELSDDPANKAQPLAVTALSKPGVVVGKDAVVTLDARQGRPIRAVVDRKNAKFTFGQVALLSGKGDRISSLGWTAGPTHQLYAVGTEAKVSDHTYAFTFRASLADPTTTSTYQLAFLERGKIPPDTTYRVRDHELAKVESRYYAQGAPGKGLRADYARLAVQEPGNGVYETTDQAVPSKRTEFFTAHPDVSWRHVLASFVDENDSENTWSYRTYKPGSYQAGWNKGAMGPAFGNAEDGWAVQRAGKQLSVGIPLLSGSDPNQYISAAESVTGTTTLTRAGGRPESIAGAGRASFTIPDTPARYTLRAEATRSVPWSVLGTKIDTTWTFAEPGASGKAPLPLMVVRASGAVDHQNRALGRFHPLSLVVQRQPGSVSSAVVGLTLEVSFDDGVSWKSIPVLRSGERGIAVVEHPVGSGFVGVRIGASDAAGGSVSQTVLRAYRF, encoded by the coding sequence TTGTCCAGATTTGTGCCGCCGGTGGTCTTCGCGGTCCTGGCCGGGATCGTCCCGGCCACCGTCGCGCCCGCCACCCCTGCTCTCGCCGGTGCCGTCACGCTGGTCACCGGCGACCAGGTCCGGCTGCTGCGGCAGCCCGGCGGCGCACCGGGTGTGGCGATCACCCCGGGGCCGGGCCGGGAGCACATCGGCTTCTTCCGCGAGGCCGGTCCGGGCGCTGCCGACGTCTCGGTCATCCCCGCCGACGCGAGCGCCCTCGTCGCCGCGGGCCGCGTCGACCGGCGGCTGTTCAACATCTCCGAGCTGACCAGGCGGAGGCAGGACGCCACGCCGTTGATCGTCTCCTCGCCCACCGCGCCGCCCGGCGTCACCAAGGTTCGCGACCTGCCCAGCGTCGACGGCGTCGCGGTGCGGCAGGACCACAAGCGCAGCAAGGACTTCTGGAACTGGGTGACCCGGTCCGCCCCGGACACGCGGGTGTGGCTCGATGGCATCGGCAAGCCCGCCGTCGACACGAGCGTGCCCCGGGTCGGAGCGCCGCGCGCCTGGCAGTCCGGGTTCACCGGCAAGGGCGTCACGGTCGGCGTGCTCGACTCCGGCATCAAGGCCGACCACCCCGACCTCGCCGGGAAGGTGCTGGAGGCCAAGGACTTCACCGGAACGCGGCCGGACGCGCGCGACGACCTCGGCCACGGCACGCACGTCGCGGGGATCATCGCGAGCGGGTCTTCGGTCTACCGCGGCGTGGCGCCGGACGTGAAGCTGATCAGCGGCAAGGTGTGCGTCGACCACGGCTGCCCCGACTCCGCCGTCATCGCCGGAATGGAGTGGATCGCGCCGAAGGCGAAGGTCGTCAACCTCAGCCTCGGCGGGGGAGCCACGGACGGCACAGATCCCGTTTCCCGGGCGCTGAACCGGCTTTCCGCCCAGCACGGCACGTTGTTCGTGGTCTCGGCGGGCAATGACCGCAACCTCGACAACTCGGATCCGCTCGCGTCCGTGACCGCGCCGGCCTCCGCGGACGCCGCGCTCGCAGTGGGCAGCGTGTCCAAAAAGGACATCACGAGCCCGTTCTCACCGCGCGGACCGCGCACCGGCGACCTGGCGGTGAAGCCGGACATCGCCGCACCCGGCGCCGAGATCGTTTCCTCGCGAGCGCCCGGTACCCGGGACGGCGACCTCGCGCCCGTCGATGACCTGCACGCGACGCTCTCCGGGACGTCCATGGCCGCACCGCACGCCGCCGGCGCCGCCGCACTGCTGGCTCAGCAGCATCCGGACTGGAAGGCGGACCGCCTCAAGGCTGCGCTCATCGGATCGGCCCTGCCGACCGCGGACGCCTTGGAGCAGGGAGCGGGCAGACTGGACATCGGTCGCGCGGTGACGCAGCAGGTGAGCGCGGTCTCCGGCGGGGTGAGCTTCGGTTTCCTTTCCTGGCCGTACAAGCGATCCGAGCCCAAGGCGGTGACCTACCGCAACGACGGCGCGAGTCCGGTCACCCTTTCTCTCGGCGCTGCCGGCCCGTTCACTCCGTCCTCGCCGACGGTCACCGTGCCCGCGAACGGCACGGCCAGTGTCGGTGTATCCGCTGATCCCGTTGGCAAGCCCGCGGGTAGGCACGGCGGTCGCCTGACGGCCACCGCGCCGGGAGTCGTTGTGCAGACGGCACTTGCGGCGGTTCTGGAAGGGGAGGGCTACGAGGTCAAGGTCGAGCTGATCAGTCGCACGGGCCGCCCGAGCGGCGGTCTGACGAAGGCAGTGAACACCGAAACCGGTGCGGCATATGGGCTTCGCCCCAACGGAACGACACGGCTGCCGAAGGGACGCTACGACATCAACGCCTTCGAGCTGTCGGACGATCCCGCCAACAAGGCGCAGCCGCTCGCCGTCACAGCGTTGTCGAAGCCAGGTGTCGTCGTCGGCAAGGACGCTGTCGTCACCCTGGATGCCAGGCAGGGCAGGCCGATCCGCGCCGTCGTCGACCGGAAGAACGCCAAGTTCACGTTCGGCCAGGTCGCGTTGCTCTCCGGCAAGGGTGACCGGATCTCCTCCCTTGGATGGACGGCGGGCCCGACGCACCAGTTGTACGCGGTGGGCACCGAAGCGAAGGTCTCCGACCACACGTACGCGTTCACGTTCCGCGCCAGCCTCGCCGACCCGACCACCACGTCGACCTACCAGCTGGCGTTCCTGGAGCGCGGCAAGATCCCGCCGGACACGACGTACCGCGTGCGTGATCACGAGTTGGCGAAGGTGGAGTCCCGGTACTACGCGCAAGGCGCCCCCGGGAAGGGGTTGCGGGCCGACTACGCGCGGCTCGCGGTGCAGGAGCCGGGCAACGGCGTGTACGAGACCACCGACCAGGCCGTGCCCAGCAAGCGCACGGAGTTCTTCACCGCTCACCCGGACGTCAGCTGGCGGCACGTTCTCGCGTCCTTCGTGGATGAGAACGACTCGGAGAACACCTGGTCGTACCGGACGTACAAGCCCGGCTCCTACCAGGCAGGGTGGAACAAGGGCGCCATGGGGCCGGCGTTCGGGAACGCCGAGGACGGCTGGGCCGTGCAGCGCGCGGGGAAGCAGCTGTCCGTCGGCATCCCGCTGCTGTCCGGCAGCGACCCCAACCAGTACATCTCAGCGGCCGAGTCCGTCACCGGCACCACGACCCTGACCCGCGCAGGTGGGCGGCCGGAAAGCATCGCGGGCGCGGGGAGGGCGAGCTTCACCATCCCGGACACCCCTGCGCGCTACACCCTCCGCGCCGAGGCCACCCGCTCCGTGCCGTGGTCGGTGCTCGGCACCAAGATCGACACCACCTGGACGTTCGCCGAGCCCGGTGCTTCCGGGAAGGCGCCACTGCCGCTGATGGTCGTGCGCGCGAGCGGCGCGGTCGACCACCAGAACCGGGCACTCGGCCGTTTCCATCCGCTTTCCCTTGTCGTGCAACGGCAACCCGGATCGGTGTCCTCGGCGGTTGTCGGTTTGACGCTGGAGGTCTCCTTCGACGACGGGGTGAGTTGGAAGTCGATTCCCGTTCTGCGCTCGGGAGAGCGGGGGATCGCCGTGGTTGAACACCCTGTGGGATCGGGGTTTGTCGGGGTGCGGATCGGGGCTTCTGATGCTGCGGGTGGATCCGTTTCGCAGACCGTGTTGCGGGCTTATCGTTTCTAG
- a CDS encoding L,D-transpeptidase, translating to MARGKSIAVGLAVVAALGLSACTTGSPTPQTADGARPAESKVVVEPADKATGVAPASPLKVSVSGGALGDIRLTGAGGKQLAGKLSDDKSTWTATEKPDFDAEYTFSGTATGADGKPLPVNSSFRTVKPRVPVTVSPRVTDGGTYGVAQPVWLVFPRPGVRAGERAAVEKAVTVETTPQTEGSWGWIDDENLVWRPKEYFQPGTRVTVRSGLRGVHFGNGSYGKNDYTVTFTIGRHQLVRADTDQHRLIVERDGKEFRNYPASYGRESDPKLVTKNGRYFIMSKHEQYFMKQFEFNAHWALRLSNNGEFIHANPDSVANQGRNNVSHGCANLSMKDAKDYYATALEGDPVVVTGSSIDLAAKGADFWAYPWDKWTALSAVKR from the coding sequence ATGGCGCGAGGGAAGTCGATCGCGGTCGGACTGGCCGTCGTGGCGGCACTGGGGCTCAGTGCGTGCACCACCGGATCGCCCACGCCGCAGACCGCCGACGGGGCCCGGCCGGCGGAGAGCAAGGTCGTCGTCGAGCCCGCCGACAAGGCGACCGGTGTTGCCCCGGCCTCGCCGCTGAAGGTGAGCGTGTCCGGTGGTGCCCTCGGCGACATCCGGCTCACCGGGGCGGGCGGCAAGCAGCTCGCCGGCAAGCTCTCCGACGACAAGAGCACGTGGACCGCGACCGAGAAGCCCGACTTCGACGCCGAGTACACCTTCTCCGGCACCGCGACCGGTGCTGACGGCAAGCCGCTCCCGGTGAACAGCAGTTTCCGCACCGTCAAGCCACGGGTCCCGGTCACCGTCAGCCCCCGCGTGACCGACGGCGGCACCTACGGCGTCGCGCAGCCCGTGTGGCTGGTCTTCCCCAGGCCCGGCGTCAGGGCAGGCGAGCGCGCGGCCGTCGAGAAGGCCGTGACGGTGGAGACCACCCCGCAGACCGAGGGGTCGTGGGGGTGGATCGACGACGAGAACCTGGTGTGGCGGCCCAAGGAGTACTTCCAGCCCGGAACCCGCGTGACCGTCCGAAGTGGACTCCGTGGCGTGCACTTCGGCAACGGCTCCTACGGCAAGAACGACTACACCGTGACCTTCACCATCGGCCGCCACCAGCTCGTGCGCGCCGACACCGACCAGCACCGGCTGATCGTCGAGCGTGACGGCAAGGAGTTCCGCAACTACCCCGCCAGCTACGGCCGCGAGTCCGACCCCAAGCTGGTCACCAAGAACGGCCGCTACTTCATCATGTCCAAGCACGAGCAGTACTTCATGAAGCAGTTCGAGTTCAACGCGCACTGGGCGCTGCGGCTGTCCAACAACGGCGAGTTCATCCACGCCAACCCCGACTCCGTGGCCAACCAGGGCCGGAACAACGTCTCACACGGCTGCGCGAACCTGTCGATGAAGGACGCCAAGGACTACTACGCCACCGCCCTGGAGGGCGACCCGGTGGTGGTCACGGGCTCGTCGATCGACCTGGCCGCCAAGGGCGCCGACTTCTGGGCCTACCCGTGGGACAAGTGGACCGCCCTGTCCGCGGTCAAGCGCTGA
- a CDS encoding phosphotransferase: MDDRLAGAGLVRTGEVTQPRVQSWATVLRAETNRGVVWLKACGPGTAFEVPLYPLLRRLAPDRVLAPIGVDLDRKWLLLPDGGPTMKDSPRDLAEVLAGYAKLQRDLAPHVDELLGIGVTDMRAEVMPKRFTEAMGAISDYVERRGTEAEHATFAKLLDFEDTYRGWCERLAEDPVPPSLDHNDLHQSNVFATGAKFYDWGDSVIAHPFASLLLPMTRAEDHRVRDAYLAEFGPPAELVESAELACRVGKVARTLVWLRALDGDVDHEYASAPLEHMASLLKDTYLL, encoded by the coding sequence ATGGACGACCGACTGGCTGGTGCCGGGCTGGTTCGCACCGGCGAGGTGACGCAGCCGAGGGTGCAGTCCTGGGCGACGGTGCTTCGGGCGGAGACGAACCGCGGCGTCGTGTGGCTCAAAGCGTGCGGTCCGGGCACGGCGTTCGAGGTGCCGCTCTACCCGCTGCTGCGCCGCCTCGCACCGGACCGCGTGCTCGCCCCGATCGGTGTGGACCTCGACCGCAAGTGGCTGCTCCTGCCGGACGGTGGGCCGACCATGAAGGACAGTCCGCGTGACCTCGCCGAAGTCCTTGCCGGATACGCGAAACTGCAGCGCGACCTCGCCCCGCACGTCGACGAACTGCTCGGCATCGGTGTGACCGACATGCGCGCGGAGGTCATGCCGAAGCGGTTCACCGAGGCCATGGGAGCGATCTCCGACTACGTGGAGCGGCGCGGCACCGAGGCGGAGCATGCCACCTTCGCGAAGCTCCTGGACTTCGAGGACACCTACCGCGGGTGGTGCGAACGGCTCGCCGAGGACCCGGTCCCGCCCAGCCTCGACCACAACGACCTGCACCAGAGCAACGTCTTCGCGACCGGGGCGAAGTTCTACGACTGGGGCGACAGCGTGATCGCGCACCCGTTCGCGAGCCTGCTGCTGCCGATGACGCGCGCGGAGGACCACCGGGTGCGCGACGCCTACCTCGCCGAGTTCGGACCGCCCGCGGAGCTGGTCGAGTCCGCCGAGCTGGCCTGCCGGGTCGGGAAGGTGGCCAGAACCCTGGTGTGGCTCAGGGCCCTGGACGGCGACGTGGACCACGAGTACGCGAGCGCTCCGCTCGAACACATGGCGTCGCTGCTGAAGGACACCTACCTGCTGTAG
- a CDS encoding aminoglycoside phosphotransferase family protein: MTTVVPAGLVRLHSAQDQTWLDDLPRFVAEYLDRWELRSDGAPGHGMASLVLPVRCADGTAAALKIGRVTEENAGEGAVLRAWDGDGAVRLLAEDHERRALLLERLDHTRPLSTMEDEWAALRVLTDLLARIGSVPPPAGLRRLGDVAAAMLRDVPRLPDPDERALLDTCVEVVRDVVGEPGDQLLHWDLHQGNVLAPLPGSDREPWLVIDPEPLVGDPGFDLMPALSDRWDEVVASGDVAGVVRRRFDMMTEGLGLDRRRAFGWTLARVLQNCLWDIEDGEPELNAAQVAIGETLIAAYSR; encoded by the coding sequence ATGACCACTGTTGTCCCCGCCGGTCTGGTCCGCCTGCACAGCGCGCAGGACCAGACCTGGCTCGACGACCTGCCCCGTTTCGTCGCCGAGTACCTCGACCGTTGGGAACTGCGGTCCGACGGCGCGCCGGGGCACGGCATGGCCTCGCTGGTCCTGCCGGTGCGGTGCGCCGACGGAACGGCCGCCGCGCTCAAGATCGGCCGGGTCACCGAGGAGAACGCCGGGGAGGGGGCCGTGCTGCGCGCCTGGGACGGCGACGGCGCGGTGCGGCTGCTCGCCGAGGACCACGAGCGCCGCGCCCTGCTGCTCGAACGGCTCGACCACACCCGGCCTCTGTCCACTATGGAGGACGAGTGGGCGGCGCTGCGCGTCCTGACCGACCTGCTCGCCCGGATCGGCTCGGTCCCGCCACCCGCCGGGCTGCGGCGGCTCGGCGACGTCGCGGCCGCCATGCTGCGGGACGTGCCGCGACTGCCCGATCCGGACGAGCGGGCGCTGCTGGACACCTGCGTCGAGGTCGTCCGCGACGTGGTCGGCGAGCCGGGGGACCAGTTGCTGCACTGGGATCTGCACCAGGGCAACGTGCTGGCGCCCCTTCCCGGTTCCGACCGCGAACCGTGGCTGGTCATCGATCCGGAACCGCTCGTCGGCGACCCCGGGTTCGACCTGATGCCCGCGCTGTCGGACCGGTGGGACGAGGTCGTCGCCTCCGGTGACGTCGCGGGCGTCGTCCGCAGGCGCTTCGACATGATGACCGAGGGGCTGGGGCTGGACCGGCGGCGCGCGTTCGGCTGGACGCTCGCCCGCGTGCTGCAGAACTGCCTGTGGGACATCGAGGACGGCGAGCCCGAGCTGAACGCGGCCCAGGTCGCCATCGGAGAGACCCTGATCGCGGCCTACAGCAGGTAG
- a CDS encoding HNH endonuclease signature motif containing protein, protein MAPADIEDELVAAYAAIGKAVADFALTLMKLYDDLDPEVQQYAGDVLMPLLRVSQVKGNKLIDRAMSLIDHPAVLEALSDGRIDEGKALMIIDQVSVLDAANQAIAEPVLIAHAASHNYTASQRYARRYVLKLDAEAALRRHEEKRKQRLVEKFNLDDGMCSLRVVLPALKAALAFDRIDRIARALPKDDRTLDQKRSDVAADLLMGKETPAPQGQVCVNLTMPITNILGLTTDPVMLAGYGPLPAPIVADVAANGIWKRILTDPVTGMAEHITTYRPTPAQRELINARYPTCTMVGCNQPAHRCDLDHCCPFDGTNTTIANLRPKCRHHHRMKTHSRWSCENRPDGTHAWTTPSGKVIETELEPIAEPAPF, encoded by the coding sequence ATGGCCCCTGCCGATATCGAAGACGAACTCGTCGCCGCCTACGCCGCGATCGGTAAGGCTGTCGCGGACTTCGCCTTAACCCTGATGAAGCTCTATGACGACCTCGACCCCGAAGTCCAGCAGTACGCCGGGGATGTTCTCATGCCGCTGCTGCGCGTCTCCCAGGTCAAAGGCAACAAGCTCATCGACCGCGCCATGTCGCTGATCGACCATCCGGCGGTGTTGGAAGCGTTGTCGGACGGTCGGATCGATGAGGGCAAGGCGTTGATGATCATTGATCAGGTCAGTGTCCTCGACGCCGCCAACCAGGCGATCGCCGAACCGGTGCTGATCGCGCATGCGGCATCGCACAACTACACCGCCTCTCAACGCTATGCCCGGCGCTATGTCCTCAAGCTCGATGCCGAGGCGGCGTTGCGGCGTCATGAGGAGAAGCGCAAGCAGCGGTTGGTGGAGAAGTTCAACCTCGACGACGGCATGTGCTCACTGCGCGTGGTCCTGCCCGCCCTGAAGGCGGCCCTCGCCTTCGACCGCATCGACCGCATCGCCCGGGCACTACCGAAAGATGACCGCACCCTCGACCAGAAACGATCCGACGTCGCGGCAGACCTGTTGATGGGCAAGGAAACACCCGCCCCGCAGGGCCAGGTGTGCGTCAACCTGACCATGCCGATCACCAACATCCTGGGCCTGACCACAGACCCGGTCATGCTGGCCGGATACGGTCCGCTGCCCGCCCCGATCGTGGCGGATGTCGCGGCGAATGGGATCTGGAAGCGCATCCTGACCGACCCGGTGACCGGGATGGCCGAGCACATCACCACCTACCGACCGACTCCGGCGCAGCGGGAGTTGATCAACGCCCGGTATCCGACGTGCACGATGGTCGGCTGTAACCAACCGGCGCACCGCTGCGATCTGGATCATTGCTGTCCCTTTGACGGGACCAACACCACCATCGCGAACCTGCGGCCCAAGTGCAGGCACCATCACCGGATGAAGACCCACTCCCGTTGGTCCTGCGAGAACCGGCCGGACGGCACGCACGCATGGACCACACCGAGTGGCAAGGTGATCGAGACCGAACTCGAACCCATCGCCGAACCCGCGCCCTTCTAG
- a CDS encoding acetoacetate decarboxylase: MRAEDVLTRVTTPLTAPAYPLGAYRFTDREYLNIFYRTDVEALRAIVPEPLEIDEPLVRFEIMHMGDVGGFGPYTEAGIAVQVRLGEERGEYLHAMYLDSFAAIACGRELSAYPKCLGDARLRVDSGALLGTLDIGSVRVATATMGYKHLPLSEEDALRQITVPTYMVKIVPGYDARPRIAELVRTRITDVTVKQAWTGPARLQLFEHVLAPLADLPVREVVLASHIMTDLTLAPATVLHDYLRLEA, translated from the coding sequence ATGCGCGCTGAGGACGTCCTGACGCGGGTGACGACGCCGTTGACCGCACCCGCCTACCCGTTGGGCGCGTACCGGTTCACCGATCGCGAGTACCTGAACATCTTCTACCGCACCGATGTCGAGGCACTGCGCGCGATCGTCCCGGAACCGCTGGAGATCGACGAACCGCTGGTGCGCTTCGAGATCATGCACATGGGCGACGTCGGCGGTTTCGGGCCGTACACCGAGGCCGGGATCGCCGTCCAGGTGCGCCTCGGCGAGGAACGCGGCGAGTACCTGCACGCGATGTACCTCGACAGCTTCGCGGCGATCGCCTGCGGGCGCGAGCTGTCGGCCTACCCGAAGTGCCTCGGTGACGCCCGGCTCCGGGTGGACAGCGGGGCGCTCCTCGGCACGCTGGACATCGGCTCGGTGCGGGTGGCGACGGCGACCATGGGCTACAAGCACCTCCCGCTGTCCGAAGAGGACGCACTGCGGCAGATCACCGTGCCGACCTACATGGTCAAGATCGTCCCAGGCTACGACGCGCGGCCCAGGATCGCCGAGCTGGTGCGCACGCGGATCACCGACGTCACCGTGAAGCAGGCGTGGACCGGTCCCGCGCGGCTCCAGCTGTTCGAGCACGTGCTCGCGCCGCTCGCGGACCTGCCGGTGCGGGAGGTCGTCCTGGCCAGCCACATCATGACCGACCTCACCCTCGCACCCGCAACTGTGTTGCACGACTACCTCAGACTGGAGGCATGA